The Artemia franciscana chromosome 18, ASM3288406v1, whole genome shotgun sequence genome includes a window with the following:
- the LOC136038999 gene encoding uncharacterized protein LOC136038999: MLLILDHHPTHCSAEAYDICREKRIVIVSLPPHISHRLHPLDVVFYSPLKTAYKRECDLFMKTRNLVKIILYDVAEIFNKAYSPVNTIVKATGGFKNTRIHPLNPGVFTDEHFLVEDILQKNQDLTPDCVDDSLKANANEVITEVDQYEVMTEQDLKSSAQLEKVHIQPNTEIDASIQEISHLPGCRSWADQPRKGARQKQHS; encoded by the coding sequence ATGCTTCTTATTCTGGACCACCATCCCACTCATTGCTCAGCTGAGGCTTATGATATTTGTAGGGAGAAAAGAATTGTTATTGTATCGCTGCCACCCCATATATCACATAGACTTCACCCTCTTGATGTAGTATTTTACTCACCCTTGAAGACCGCTTACAAAAGGGAATGTGATTTGTTCATGAAAACCAGGAACTTAGTAAAAATTATCCTTTACGATGTAGCAGAGATATTCAATAAGGCCTATTCACCAGTTAATACGATTGTAAAAGCCACAGGTGGGTTCAAAAACACTAGGATACATCCTCTTAATCCAGGAGTTTTCACAGATGAGCATTTTTTGGTAGAGGACATCCTCCAGAAGAATCAAGATTTAACGCCTGATTGTGTGGACGATTCCTTGAAAGCTAATGCAAATGAAGTCATCACAGAAGTAGACCAATACGAAGTAATGACTGAACAAGACTTAAAATCCTCGGCCCAACTTGAAAAAGTTCATATTCAGCCTAACACAGAAATTGATGCGTCTATACAAGAGATTTCTCATCTACCTGGATGCAGAAGTTGGGCTGATCAACCAAGAAAAGGAGCGAGACAAAAGCAACATTCTTAG